The Puniceicoccaceae bacterium genome contains the following window.
TCAGCGTTATGGATCAGGAAGAGGAACCCACCATCACCCGACAGCGCGTGCTCACGGAGATCCTCACGCTTTTCAGCGCGGGCTACGATACAACCTCGAGCGCCATCGCCTGGACGATCCACTATCTCTCCCAGTTCCCGGATTATCAGCTTCGACTCCAGGAAGAGGTTGACCGCGTGCTAGGTCAGCGCCTTCCCACCTGGCAGGACCTTGATGCGCTCGTCGAAACCGAACGCGTTTTCCATGAAGCACTTCGCCTCAATCCCCCGATTCACAGCATCCTGCGCACGGCCACGGCTGACGACCAACTGGGACCGTATTTCATTCCAGCAGGAAGTCAGTTGATGGTATCACTCAGTGGAGCCAATCATTCGCCCCTGCATTGGGAACATGCGCTGGAATTTGACCCTGACCGCTTCACCACAGAAGTCGGAAAACGCGCAAAAGAGCGGGCCTTTGTCCCCTTCTCGGCAGGAGCACGTCGCTGCATTGGTGCCCAGTTTGCCACGGTGGAAGCCAAACTGCTGCTCGCCCGCATCGCCCAGCGCTTCACGCTGACACCCGATCCGCAGTCCACCATCCGCATCAGTGCCGCTGCATCCCAATACCCAGAGGGTTTGCGCGTGCGATTCACTGCAAGAACATCCCGTTGAAACATGGCAGATCCGATGAATGCATCCACAGCGCGTTCCGTTCGAGATCCTGAAAGGCAGTGGATCCCCGCCACGCTTCGCATGCACGACCCTGCAGTCGTTGAGCACTACGAGCGCACGCTCTACCAAAGTTTTTTCCCCATCCTGCAACGCAATCCGCTCATCCGTGATCTCTGGATCTGGGATGACCAACAAAAGCGTCTGCGCACCCAGGTTCCCTATGAGGACCAGTGGGTCGTCGCTCTGACACACGGCATTGAGCAATGCTACTGCATCAGCGTCGGCATCAATCTACGCGTTGACCGATACTGGCAGTCAGGCAGTTATGAATTTCCACAACCCACCCCTGCCGGCAGTGCCTGCGAATTCCTGATCATGGCACATGGTGACGCACCGATCCAACATGGCCCGACCGTGATTCGCAAGCTGGTAACCGAATACCTCTTGCCCCAACTCCAGCAACGGGGCTTTGAGGCGGCATACGCCACCTGCGCCGATCACCTGCTGCGTCTCTACCTTCGCATGGGAGCAGAAAAAATTGACGAACGCGAGGTGAACGCACACCCACGGCACTTGCTGCGCTGGGTGCTACGATCCTAGTCGGTCCCAGCAGGTGTCATAGCCATGCGCGACCCGCACTCAGGGTGCATGGACCCGCATGGCGCTTCCACCGTGAGTCACCTGATTCAGAAGTCGTTGACCCGGAACCAGTGCATGAAGACCTCAAACCACCGGTTGGCAGTGTTTCCGGGGTAGCCAAGTCCAAATCCATGGCCGCCATTCTGATAGAGGTGAAACTCCACCGGAATTCCCGCTTCATACCAGGATTGGATCAGCCCAAACTGGCCACGAAAGAGAAAATCATCACTTGCAATCACCGCAAACAGGGGTGGTGCATTCTCCGGAACCTCCACGGCCTGCATTCCACCATAGATGGGTGCGATGAAGGCCAGCTTCATGCTGTCGGAATTCAGCGTGCTGTGCATGGTCAGTCCGGCTCCAGCAGAAAATCCCATCATGCCAATGCGATTCACATCCACGCCCCACTCTTCCGCACGATCCACAATCATGGCATAGGCAGTTTCCGCATCTTCGAGTTGGTTCGACAGGTCCCAGTTCGGTCGGCGGGGCCGCTCGGTTTGGGAGCCATCTGCTCCTTCACCCGCTTCAGCAAAGCGACGGTTCATCTGATTCTCAAACTCCTCGAGCGAATCAACGGTCGGTTGCAAGCGGTACTTCAACACAAAGGCGGCAATGCCCTGCTCGGCCAGGGCTTCGGCAACGCGCCAACCTTCATTTCGCATGGAAAGCCACATGAATCCACCACCTGGAGCAACGATCACAGCCGCAC
Protein-coding sequences here:
- a CDS encoding alpha/beta hydrolase translates to MVSAQDGKIYPLDAPDEPNAIVLGTGGVENQPAPESWFRQWGEPMARNVSTATLTPFLPDPDKATGAAVIVAPGGGFMWLSMRNEGWRVAEALAEQGIAAFVLKYRLQPTVDSLEEFENQMNRRFAEAGEGADGSQTERPRRPNWDLSNQLEDAETAYAMIVDRAEEWGVDVNRIGMMGFSAGAGLTMHSTLNSDSMKLAFIAPIYGGMQAVEVPENAPPLFAVIASDDFLFRGQFGLIQSWYEAGIPVEFHLYQNGGHGFGLGYPGNTANRWFEVFMHWFRVNDF